In the Camelus ferus isolate YT-003-E chromosome 34, BCGSAC_Cfer_1.0, whole genome shotgun sequence genome, one interval contains:
- the LOC102512731 gene encoding natural killer cells antigen CD94 isoform X1, with protein MAAFQTTPWRLISGILGVLCLLLMAALGVLLKHSFAKQNDQPTFSPGPSIDLQEGSDCCSCQEKWVGYQCNCYFISNELKTWKDSSNFCASHNSSLLQMQSRNELQHFLSPSSYLYWIGLSYSEEHRAWLWEDNSTLSKDLFLLSHPVNPKSCIIYNPSYSVLDENCRSKYRYICKQWLI; from the exons ATGGCAG ctTTTCAGACCACTCCATGGAGGTTGATTTCAGGGATCTTAGGAGTACTATGCCTTTTGTTGATGGCTGCTTTGGGAGTTTTGTTGAAACATT CATTTGCTAAACAAAACGATCAGCCAACATTCTCTCCAGGACCCTCCATAGATCTCCAGGAAG gatcTGACTGCTGTTCTTGCCAAGAAAAGTGGGTTGGGTACCAGTGCAACTGTTACTTCATTTCTAATGAATTAAAAACATGGAAAGACAGTAGCAATTTTTGTGCTTCTCATAATTCCAGCCTACTTCAGATGCAAAGCAGAAATGAACTG CAGCACTTTCTGAGCCCCAGTTCGTACCTTTACTGGATCGGACTCTCTTACAGTGAAGAACATCGTGCCTGGCTGTGGGAGGATAATTCCACCCTCTCCAAAGATCT ATTTCTATTATCCCACCCTGTAAATCCAAAAAGCTGCATAATCTATAACCCAAGCTACAGTGTTTTGGATGAAAACTGCAGAAGTAAATATCGTTACATCTGTAAGCAATGGCTTATTTAG
- the LOC102512731 gene encoding natural killer cells antigen CD94 isoform X4, protein MAAFQTTPWRLISGILGVLCLLLMAALGVLLKHSFAKQNDQPTFSPGPSIDLQEGSDCCSCQEKWVGYQCNCYFISNELKTWKDSSNFCASHNSSLLQMQSRNELHFLSPSSYLYWIGLSYSEEHRAWLWEDNSTLSKDLNTMTKIPCSRHENTEKRIDETE, encoded by the exons ATGGCAG ctTTTCAGACCACTCCATGGAGGTTGATTTCAGGGATCTTAGGAGTACTATGCCTTTTGTTGATGGCTGCTTTGGGAGTTTTGTTGAAACATT CATTTGCTAAACAAAACGATCAGCCAACATTCTCTCCAGGACCCTCCATAGATCTCCAGGAAG gatcTGACTGCTGTTCTTGCCAAGAAAAGTGGGTTGGGTACCAGTGCAACTGTTACTTCATTTCTAATGAATTAAAAACATGGAAAGACAGTAGCAATTTTTGTGCTTCTCATAATTCCAGCCTACTTCAGATGCAAAGCAGAAATGAACTG CACTTTCTGAGCCCCAGTTCGTACCTTTACTGGATCGGACTCTCTTACAGTGAAGAACATCGTGCCTGGCTGTGGGAGGATAATTCCACCCTCTCCAAAGATCT GAACACTATGACTAAGATACCCTGCTCAAggcatgaaaatacagaaaagagaattgATGAAACCGAATAA
- the LOC102512731 gene encoding natural killer cells antigen CD94 isoform X3: MAAFQTTPWRLISGILGVLCLLLMAALGVLLKHSFAKQNDQPTFSPGPSIDLQEGSDCCSCQEKWVGYQCNCYFISNELKTWKDSSNFCASHNSSLLQMQSRNELQHFLSPSSYLYWIGLSYSEEHRAWLWEDNSTLSKDLNTMTKIPCSRHENTEKRIDETE; encoded by the exons ATGGCAG ctTTTCAGACCACTCCATGGAGGTTGATTTCAGGGATCTTAGGAGTACTATGCCTTTTGTTGATGGCTGCTTTGGGAGTTTTGTTGAAACATT CATTTGCTAAACAAAACGATCAGCCAACATTCTCTCCAGGACCCTCCATAGATCTCCAGGAAG gatcTGACTGCTGTTCTTGCCAAGAAAAGTGGGTTGGGTACCAGTGCAACTGTTACTTCATTTCTAATGAATTAAAAACATGGAAAGACAGTAGCAATTTTTGTGCTTCTCATAATTCCAGCCTACTTCAGATGCAAAGCAGAAATGAACTG CAGCACTTTCTGAGCCCCAGTTCGTACCTTTACTGGATCGGACTCTCTTACAGTGAAGAACATCGTGCCTGGCTGTGGGAGGATAATTCCACCCTCTCCAAAGATCT GAACACTATGACTAAGATACCCTGCTCAAggcatgaaaatacagaaaagagaattgATGAAACCGAATAA
- the LOC102512731 gene encoding natural killer cells antigen CD94 isoform X2 — protein sequence MAAFQTTPWRLISGILGVLCLLLMAALGVLLKHSFAKQNDQPTFSPGPSIDLQEGSDCCSCQEKWVGYQCNCYFISNELKTWKDSSNFCASHNSSLLQMQSRNELHFLSPSSYLYWIGLSYSEEHRAWLWEDNSTLSKDLFLLSHPVNPKSCIIYNPSYSVLDENCRSKYRYICKQWLI from the exons ATGGCAG ctTTTCAGACCACTCCATGGAGGTTGATTTCAGGGATCTTAGGAGTACTATGCCTTTTGTTGATGGCTGCTTTGGGAGTTTTGTTGAAACATT CATTTGCTAAACAAAACGATCAGCCAACATTCTCTCCAGGACCCTCCATAGATCTCCAGGAAG gatcTGACTGCTGTTCTTGCCAAGAAAAGTGGGTTGGGTACCAGTGCAACTGTTACTTCATTTCTAATGAATTAAAAACATGGAAAGACAGTAGCAATTTTTGTGCTTCTCATAATTCCAGCCTACTTCAGATGCAAAGCAGAAATGAACTG CACTTTCTGAGCCCCAGTTCGTACCTTTACTGGATCGGACTCTCTTACAGTGAAGAACATCGTGCCTGGCTGTGGGAGGATAATTCCACCCTCTCCAAAGATCT ATTTCTATTATCCCACCCTGTAAATCCAAAAAGCTGCATAATCTATAACCCAAGCTACAGTGTTTTGGATGAAAACTGCAGAAGTAAATATCGTTACATCTGTAAGCAATGGCTTATTTAG